TTAAAAAAGCTGTTCCCCCGCGCCCGGATGACGGTGCTCGGCGATTTCGGGCAGGCGATCTTCACGCAGGCTACAAGTTTGGACGCACCCGATTCGCCGCTGGTCCGTCTATTTGGCGAAGCCGAAACAAGCCTTGTCCGTCTTGTACGCAGCTATCGCTCAACGAAGGAGATAGTCGAATTTACGAAATCGATGCTCCCAGGCGGCGAAGAAATCGTACCGTTCGAAAGGAGAGGCCCAAAGCCCCTTCTGACGAGACTGGACGGCGGAGAGAAGCGTGATGCGCAAATTGCAGCGGATATCGCGGCGCTTAAGAACGAAGGCTTCGATTCCATCGCCGTCATTACGAAGACCGCCGCCGAAAGCCGGAAGGCCTATGAATCGTTACGGATTCATGGAGGCGAAGCACTGCAGCTCATTACGAAGGAGACGTCAGGCTTTGAAAAAGGGGTGATGGTCATTCCCGTCTACCTCGCCAAAGGTGTCGAGTTCGATGCAGTCCTGATCTACGATGCTTCGCCAGAAGCTTACGGCCGGGATAACGAACGCAAGCTTCTTTATACGGCGTGTACACGCGCCATGCACCGGCTTCAGCTTTACACGACGGGCGATTGGTCGCCGTTCGTGCAGGCATTGCCTGCGAATTTGTACGAGAAAGCAGCTCAATGAGCGGCAAAGCGGCAAGCGGGAGCCTATGTTCGACTCCTGCGCAAGCAAAACGGCGGGGACAATGTCTGTCGTTGATCGCGAATCGGCTCCGATTCGCATGTATGCAAAATCGCCTTGGCTGATAGTTGGCCAAGGCGATTTTTTTTGCGGGTACGACGACCGACTTTTCTTATCACATTCGCCTTTTTGATCAATTAAGACAAAAATAAGCGATATTTCATCTTGTTTGTATGCCTGCTCCGGTGTGAGAATACAAGTACTGTTCCGCGGCGGATTACGAAAGCGCTTCACATTTCGTTCCGGCCTGAAATTCATACAAAAGGAGTGGGAGGACAATATGGAAACCCCTGTGCAAGGCTCTTTGATGAAAACGCATCATAGAGAGCCTGCAGTGTTCGCGAAAAAAAACAAGTGGAGCAAGCTGAAACGATACCTGCCGGTTTATGCCCTTTTCGTTCCCGTGCTGGTGTATTATGCGATCTTTCACTATGCTCCGATGGTCGGCGTGATCATTGCTTTCAAGAAATATACTTTTCTCGACGGGATATTCGGAAGCTCTTGGGTTGGACTTGCCCATTTCAAGCGGTTTATCCAAAACGGCGATTTTTGGATCGTCTTCCGCAACACGCTTGTGCTGGCTTTCTACCGGATTGCGTTCGGTTTTCCGGCCCCCATTCTGTTTGCGCTGCTGCTTCACGAGATGAGATTCGCCAGGTGGCGCCGGCTGTTTCAAACGATCTCTTATTTGCCGCATTTCGTATCCTGGGTCGTCGTTTACGCGCTGATGTACAACTTCTTTTCCGAGACGGGGTTTATTAATGCTCATTTGAAAGCCTGGTGGGGTTACACCTTGCCGTTCTTGTCTTCGGCGGATTATTTTCGGACGATGTTCGTTGGCAGCGCCATTTGGAAGGAAATGGGCTGGAATGCAATTATTTTTCTCGCCGCGCTGACCCGGGTCGATCCGGACTTGTATGAGGCGGCCTCCATGGATGGAGCCGGCCGCCTGCAGCGAATGTGGCATATTACATTGCCCGGCATTCGCAGCGTGATCAGCATCATGTTCATTCTGAGCCTCGGCGGGATCCTGAGCGTCAGCTTCGAACAAATCCTCGTGATGATCAACCCGCAGGTCGCTTCGGTCGCGGAGGTCATCGACTATTATATTTACCGCGTCGGCTTGCTGAATACGAACAACTACAGCTACGCGACGGCGGTAGGCTTATTCCGGTCGGTTATAGCGCTTATGCTTGTGCTCATCGCCAATAGTTTGGCGAAAAAAATCGACGAGGAGGGCGGCATATGGTGACCCGCACATCCGGAAACATCGCGAAGCCGGGATTTACCGACGTCGTCATTTGGTTGATCTTGCTGCTGCTCAGTCTGACAACGCTTTACCCGTTCTTGAACGTATTGCTTGTCTCCTTTGCCAATATGAAGGATGTCGTGGAACAAGGCGGGACGCTGTTGTTTCCCAAATCGATACATCTGGACAGCTACAAGTACGTTCTCCGGTTTTCCGGCCTGCTTGATGCTTATCGCGTCACAATCTTTATCACCGTAGTCGGGACGCTCGTCAACCTGATCATGACTTCGCTTGGCGCCTACGTACTTTCAAACCGCGAGCTGCCGGGGCGAAATGCGCTGATGATGATCGTGCTTGTCTCCATGCTTTTTAGCGGCGGGCTGATCCCCACGTATTTGGTCATCCGTTCTCTGCATCTCGTCGATACCGTCTGGGCGCTCATCGTTCCGTTCGCCATCAATTCGTGGCTTCTGATTCTGATGCGCAACTTTTTTCAGGGCATACCCGCCGGCCTGCGGGAATCCGCAAGAATCGACGGCTGTTCGGAGCTCGGCATTCTCGTTCGGATCATCCTGCCGCTGTCGCTTCCGATTGTTGCGACACTGGCCTTGTTTTACGGCGTGGGCCACTGGAACGAATACATCAACGTCGTCATCTACATCAACGATCCGAAGCTTTCCACACTGCAGCTCATATTGCGAAAAATGTACACCTTCTCGATCGATCAACTCGACGGCGACAGCCTGCCGCCGCCTGTCGAAACGATCCGGGCCGCCACCGTTATGATGTCTACGCTGCCGATCGTGGCGGTCTATCCGTTCCTGCAGAAATATTTCGTGCAGGGCCTCATGGTCGGCTCCGTCAAAGGGTAGTCCAAGGATAGTCCTATGAGTTATGGGCCATTAAGGCTTATAATAATGATTAGAGAAGAAAGGGAGATCGCAAGTATGCAGAACAAAAAGAAAGTCCGCATCACCGCTTCGCTGTGCGCCGTATGCATGACGGCCGCGCTCGCAACCGCCTGCACCGACGGCCGGCCGCAAAGCTCTTCCGCGGATAATGCGAAGGGGCCCGAAGGATCGCCGCAAACAAACGGCGCCCCGACGGCGATTTCGCTCATCCAGCCGGATCTCGGGCGGGTATGGAAGGAAGATAACCCGGTTACGAAGGAGCTGGAGAAACGGACGAACGTCAAATTGAAAGTCACGATGTTCCCGAACAACGATTTCAACAACAAATACAACGTGCTGGCTGCCTCCGGCGACCTCCAGGACATCAGCCGGCTCGGCGCGTTCGACTATCAGAAATATGTCGATCAAGGGCTGTTTCTCGACTTGACCAAGTATCTGGACGAGTATGGGCCGAACCTGAAGAAAGCGCTGAAGCCGGAGCTGTGGGATCTGACGAAGTACAAGGGGAAGCAATTCGTGATTCCGTACGAGAACGCAGCCGGCAAAGAGGTCCCAGTCGTCCGAAGGGATTGGCTCGATGCGCTGAATCTGAAGATGCCGGCCAATCTGGACGAATTCGAAGCGATGTTAAAAGCGTTCACATTTGACGATCCGGATAAAAACGGCAAAAACGATACGTTCGGTCTTGGCGTGACGAATACTTACAGCGAAACGTTCATGCCGATCTTCGGCGCTTTCGGCATTGCGCCCGGGCTCTTCGGCGGGAGCAACCCGATGAACAGCTACCTGAAAGACAACAAGATGTACCCGATCGCCGTTTCTCCCGAGTATAAAGCAGCGGTCGAATATATCAAAAAGCTGTGGGACGACAAAGTGATCGACCCCGAGCTGTTTACGATCAAAGCCGACCAAGCTCAGCAAAAAGCGGCTCAAGGCAAAATCGGCTATTTTACGGCATGGTGGTCGATTGCGCCGCAGCAGTTAACGCAGCAGCTGAAGATGAAAGAAATCGTCCCGAATGCGAAATGGGACCCGATCTACCCCGGCTTGACCGGTCCGAACGGAAAGAGCGGCATGCTCTCCTTCGGAAACATCGGGGCCACCGTTGCGATTTCCGCAAAAGCCAAAAATCCGGTGGCGGCCATCCGATTCCTTGATTATTTGGCGACGGACGAAGGCTGGGAGTTAAGTCATTACGGAATAAAAGGCGCACATTATACGTCGGTTACCGAACCGAGAACGCCGGAAGGTCAGAAGGCTTTCGACGAGAAGTGGCTGGATCCGCTTAGCCAGCTCGTTTCCCGCGGGGATTTGACGAACAAGGCGGCGGCTGCGACCAAGGACCCGGTACAAATCGAGAATAACCGGTTTATCGATGCAGCCGCACAATACACCTTGTACCGGGATGCTTTTTATGGTATTCCTCTGACGGACGAACAGCAAACCTACGGACCCGATATCGCAAAGTATGAAGAGGAGATGTTCATCAAGTTTATCACCGGCGAGGCTTCGCTCTCCAA
The window above is part of the Paenibacillus hamazuiensis genome. Proteins encoded here:
- a CDS encoding ABC transporter permease, with translation METPVQGSLMKTHHREPAVFAKKNKWSKLKRYLPVYALFVPVLVYYAIFHYAPMVGVIIAFKKYTFLDGIFGSSWVGLAHFKRFIQNGDFWIVFRNTLVLAFYRIAFGFPAPILFALLLHEMRFARWRRLFQTISYLPHFVSWVVVYALMYNFFSETGFINAHLKAWWGYTLPFLSSADYFRTMFVGSAIWKEMGWNAIIFLAALTRVDPDLYEAASMDGAGRLQRMWHITLPGIRSVISIMFILSLGGILSVSFEQILVMINPQVASVAEVIDYYIYRVGLLNTNNYSYATAVGLFRSVIALMLVLIANSLAKKIDEEGGIW
- a CDS encoding extracellular solute-binding protein yields the protein MQNKKKVRITASLCAVCMTAALATACTDGRPQSSSADNAKGPEGSPQTNGAPTAISLIQPDLGRVWKEDNPVTKELEKRTNVKLKVTMFPNNDFNNKYNVLAASGDLQDISRLGAFDYQKYVDQGLFLDLTKYLDEYGPNLKKALKPELWDLTKYKGKQFVIPYENAAGKEVPVVRRDWLDALNLKMPANLDEFEAMLKAFTFDDPDKNGKNDTFGLGVTNTYSETFMPIFGAFGIAPGLFGGSNPMNSYLKDNKMYPIAVSPEYKAAVEYIKKLWDDKVIDPELFTIKADQAQQKAAQGKIGYFTAWWSIAPQQLTQQLKMKEIVPNAKWDPIYPGLTGPNGKSGMLSFGNIGATVAISAKAKNPVAAIRFLDYLATDEGWELSHYGIKGAHYTSVTEPRTPEGQKAFDEKWLDPLSQLVSRGDLTNKAAAATKDPVQIENNRFIDAAAQYTLYRDAFYGIPLTDEQQTYGPDIAKYEEEMFIKFITGEASLSKWDEYVETWKKKGGKPVLDAKVKKYNELKSGNVTSGI
- a CDS encoding carbohydrate ABC transporter permease, coding for MVTRTSGNIAKPGFTDVVIWLILLLLSLTTLYPFLNVLLVSFANMKDVVEQGGTLLFPKSIHLDSYKYVLRFSGLLDAYRVTIFITVVGTLVNLIMTSLGAYVLSNRELPGRNALMMIVLVSMLFSGGLIPTYLVIRSLHLVDTVWALIVPFAINSWLLILMRNFFQGIPAGLRESARIDGCSELGILVRIILPLSLPIVATLALFYGVGHWNEYINVVIYINDPKLSTLQLILRKMYTFSIDQLDGDSLPPPVETIRAATVMMSTLPIVAVYPFLQKYFVQGLMVGSVKG